The Pantoea vagans genome contains the following window.
TCATTGACCAGCGGCCAACAAATTCCACCACCTCATAAATCAGGTGCATTTTTTCGTCATCGCGCTGCCCGCGTCCGCTGGCGTGCCAGCAAAGCCAGGCAATCGCCAACATTTTCAATGTCGGCACCATAATACTGGCTACAAAGATCACCAGCGCTACCGGCCATGAGCCATCACTCCACAGCAGAATCACACCGGCCATTATGTTCGAGGGATATTGTGAACCCAGCGTTTCGGTCACCATGATCGGCATAATATTCGAGGGGATGTAGAGCATCACTGAGGTGATCAGCAGCGCCAGCGTCCATTGCAAACTGTGTTTCCGCCGAGCTGGCGCGACTACGCCACAACGTGGGCACTCCCCCTGCGCAGTGGATAATATCGCAGTACAACAAGGGCAACTGCGTAGTCCCTGCTTCAGGCCACTGATCCCCGCCATTGGGACGATGGGTAGTGGAGGAAGAGGATCGATGCGCTGCCATACCCAACGGCGATCAACACACTGAAAAGCGCGCAGTTGCAAGACACAAAACAGGCACCACGGCCAGAAGCTACTGCCCAGACCAATATCGCCATATGCCATCAGCTTGACGAAACTCACCAGCACACCAGCCATAAAGATTTCGGCCATGCCCCAGCTACGCAGCTGGAAAAGAATACGTGCCAGCCCCAGCCTGAGGCTATGCGGCATACGTACCCGATTGACCAGCAAAATAATGGTGATCATGCAGAAAGCCGGAATGCCCTGCACAAACAGCATGAACAGCGTGGCCAGGCTGCGATAGTCTTCGCGGTCCATCACTTGAGGAATTTCGAGCAGCGAAATCTGGCTGCTCAAACCCGCAACATGCATGTTGATGAAAGGAAAAAGATTCGCCAGCACCAGCATAAAGAGTGCCGCGCAAGCGTACCCGGTTGGGCGTTTGCGCGGCTCATGCCAGTTAGCGGTGAGCGTGGTGTGACAACGTGGACAACGCGCGCGGCTGCCCACCGGCACGGCAGGCAGTTTCACGGTTAAATCAC
Protein-coding sequences here:
- the pqiA gene encoding membrane integrity-associated transporter subunit PqiA; its protein translation is MCATDQAHQWILCPQCDLTVKLPAVPVGSRARCPRCHTTLTANWHEPRKRPTGYACAALFMLVLANLFPFINMHVAGLSSQISLLEIPQVMDREDYRSLATLFMLFVQGIPAFCMITIILLVNRVRMPHSLRLGLARILFQLRSWGMAEIFMAGVLVSFVKLMAYGDIGLGSSFWPWCLFCVLQLRAFQCVDRRWVWQRIDPLPPLPIVPMAGISGLKQGLRSCPCCTAILSTAQGECPRCGVVAPARRKHSLQWTLALLITSVMLYIPSNIMPIMVTETLGSQYPSNIMAGVILLWSDGSWPVALVIFVASIMVPTLKMLAIAWLCWHASGRGQRDDEKMHLIYEVVEFVGRWSMIDVFVIAILSALVRMGRLMSVYPAPGALLFAMVVILTMFAAMTFDPRLIWDRLRETERKEPRLDGQPSRDC